One window of Leptotrichia sp. oral taxon 498 genomic DNA carries:
- a CDS encoding glycosyltransferase family 2 protein has product MKVSLIMPTINVTDELILFLDSLSRQTFKDFELIVIDQNKHDEVFEILKRYEKLFDIKYVKSDEKGLSLNRNKGLILRNGEIVGFPDDDCEYDDDTLEKVVSFFKRKKNYKIYSCRTLERGKNYGTGVMETKDMNITPDNVDTTVKSITFFVNYNRDEIILFDEQLGVGATYGSGEETDYVLTLLHKGYKGRYFANDIIFHPAKKGNYSDLTRAYNYALGFGALAKKEVKYRKNRMYIFKYWKKIFRSFVGMLITKNKDYHRVVLKGRREGYKKYKM; this is encoded by the coding sequence ATGAAAGTTTCTTTGATAATGCCGACGATAAATGTCACAGATGAGCTTATATTGTTTTTGGATAGCCTTTCAAGACAGACATTTAAAGATTTTGAATTGATTGTGATAGATCAGAATAAGCACGATGAAGTATTTGAAATTTTAAAAAGATATGAAAAGTTATTTGACATAAAATATGTGAAAAGCGATGAAAAAGGGCTTAGTCTTAATAGAAATAAAGGGCTTATTTTGAGAAATGGCGAAATAGTTGGATTTCCTGATGATGATTGTGAGTATGACGACGATACGCTAGAAAAAGTAGTTTCTTTTTTTAAGCGAAAAAAAAATTACAAAATCTATTCATGCCGTACGCTTGAGCGTGGGAAAAATTATGGAACAGGTGTTATGGAAACAAAAGATATGAATATTACACCTGATAATGTTGATACGACTGTAAAATCCATCACTTTTTTTGTGAATTATAACAGGGACGAAATAATTTTATTTGATGAGCAGCTGGGAGTTGGAGCAACTTATGGAAGTGGCGAGGAAACTGATTATGTGTTGACTTTGCTTCATAAAGGTTACAAAGGTAGATATTTTGCAAATGATATAATTTTTCATCCAGCAAAAAAAGGAAATTACAGTGATTTGACGAGAGCATATAACTACGCTTTGGGATTTGGAGCTTTGGCAAAAAAAGAAGTTAAATATAGAAAAAATAGAATGTATATTTTTAAATATTGGAAAAAAATCTTTAGAAGCTTTGTGGGAATGCTTATTACGAAAAATAAGGATTATCACAGAGTAGTTTTAAAAGGGAGAAGAGAAGGTTATAAAAAGTATAAAATGTAA
- the yqeH gene encoding ribosome biogenesis GTPase YqeH has protein sequence MITKKCLGCGIELQCEDKNKEGFVPEEKLLTQENLLCQRCYKIKNYGQNLTNNFSSEDYRKEVLQSVKKSDIILPIFDIIDFEGSFTDEVLDYLRDYNSIVLINKIDLLPDFVHPTEISNWVKARLAEEGIVPDDIAFVSAKNKYGVNGIIRKINNIFKNKKVRATILGVSNVGKSSIINLLLKDDRITTSKYSGTTLKSINNKVPDTQITIVDTPGLIPVGRVSDLISVESGLKLVPAGEISRKTFKLEENQVFMFDVFCRFKILEANLGYKTIFSAYSSKNVKFHVTRQERVSDLLKGDFFQILSKSEKERYFENKFVTKVIEVKENEELVIAGLGWINVKRGTLKVEIVYPEAVKVVVREAIFKSKKN, from the coding sequence TTGATAACAAAAAAATGCCTTGGTTGTGGAATTGAATTGCAATGTGAAGACAAAAATAAAGAAGGATTTGTCCCAGAAGAAAAACTTTTGACGCAAGAAAATTTGCTTTGTCAGAGGTGTTATAAAATAAAAAATTATGGGCAAAATTTGACAAATAATTTTAGTTCGGAAGATTACAGAAAAGAAGTTTTACAAAGTGTAAAAAAATCTGACATAATACTTCCAATTTTTGATATTATTGACTTTGAAGGTTCGTTTACCGATGAAGTTCTGGACTATTTACGAGATTACAATTCAATAGTTTTGATTAATAAAATTGATTTATTGCCAGATTTTGTTCATCCAACAGAGATTTCAAATTGGGTAAAAGCAAGACTTGCCGAAGAGGGAATTGTGCCAGATGATATTGCATTTGTGAGTGCTAAAAATAAATATGGCGTAAATGGTATAATCAGAAAAATAAATAATATTTTTAAAAATAAAAAAGTGAGAGCGACAATTTTAGGAGTGTCAAATGTTGGGAAATCTTCGATTATAAATTTACTTTTAAAAGATGATAGAATCACAACTTCAAAATATTCTGGAACGACATTAAAATCAATAAATAACAAAGTTCCAGACACTCAGATTACAATTGTAGACACACCTGGACTTATTCCAGTTGGCAGAGTTTCTGATTTAATAAGCGTGGAATCTGGGTTAAAATTGGTTCCAGCTGGAGAAATCTCAAGAAAGACGTTTAAGCTTGAAGAAAATCAAGTATTTATGTTTGATGTTTTTTGTAGATTTAAGATTTTGGAAGCAAATTTGGGGTACAAGACAATATTTTCAGCGTATAGCTCAAAAAATGTGAAATTTCATGTGACGCGTCAAGAAAGAGTTTCTGACTTATTAAAAGGAGATTTTTTTCAAATTTTATCCAAAAGTGAAAAGGAGAGATATTTTGAAAATAAATTTGTAACAAAAGTTATAGAAGTTAAAGAAAATGAAGAGCTTGTAATTGCAGGACTTGGCTGGATTAATGTCAAAAGAGGAACGTTAAAAGTAGAAATTGTGTATCCAGAAGCGGTTAAAGTCGTTGTGAGAGAAGCAATATTTAAGTCAAAAAAAAATTAA
- a CDS encoding uracil-DNA glycosylase family protein: MWENLEVEVDICERCKLGKKYDNVRIVGQGNQEAEIFFLMDEINGKEAERGLLLEDENGKLLKNFFKYSNLDMKRCYFTTLTKCYKADNIIEEENISACSVFLDTQIALVNPKYIISVGERPTKALIKSQKVDIKKMFGKEYDYFGITVIPIYDIDYFLNKTTDKEKWKIANIFANI, from the coding sequence ATGTGGGAAAATTTGGAAGTTGAAGTAGATATTTGCGAGAGATGTAAATTGGGGAAAAAATACGACAATGTCCGCATTGTTGGGCAAGGAAACCAAGAAGCTGAGATATTCTTTTTGATGGATGAAATAAATGGAAAAGAAGCAGAGAGAGGACTTTTGCTAGAAGATGAAAACGGAAAGTTATTAAAAAATTTTTTTAAATATTCAAATTTGGATATGAAAAGATGTTATTTTACAACTCTCACAAAGTGCTATAAAGCAGATAATATCATCGAAGAAGAAAACATCAGTGCGTGCAGTGTCTTTTTGGACACACAGATTGCTCTGGTGAATCCTAAATATATAATTTCAGTTGGAGAAAGGCCAACAAAGGCACTTATAAAAAGTCAAAAAGTAGATATAAAAAAAATGTTTGGCAAGGAGTACGACTATTTTGGGATAACTGTTATTCCAATTTATGACATTGACTATTTTTTGAATAAGACAACCGATAAGGAAAAATGGAAAATAGCAAATATATTTGCAAATATATAA
- a CDS encoding mechanosensitive ion channel family protein, with the protein MKLTALQKFLELDNIIKFLKTNIFKLFIIYIMFKIAKIFKGRIEKILNLIFEKSNMDKSIASFLISLYSVIYYFILIYISIGILGINTTSITTFLGAAGIVFGIAFKETLGNFCGGIIILTFKPFRVGDTIEYNNYIGTVKKIELFYTKIINPQNELVIIPNGIITNTEIRNIREDGERRLDLTVGVSYDSDIQKVKEVINKIIKEETMDKIEEDKRKENLFKKWQSTVLESKERKKINFFSTLFSRKKMEEAEKSAHENLKEDLDELEEVEKEKEITEHDKLILPSHKPIIGVGELGESAIIFYVYVYTRTEHYIDLKLKLNEKIKLEFEKEGIEIPYPHMNVMIKNK; encoded by the coding sequence ATGAAACTAACTGCATTGCAAAAATTTTTGGAACTTGACAACATAATTAAATTTTTAAAGACAAATATTTTTAAATTATTTATTATTTACATTATGTTTAAAATTGCAAAAATATTTAAAGGAAGAATTGAAAAAATATTAAATTTAATATTTGAAAAATCGAATATGGATAAAAGTATTGCATCTTTTTTGATTTCACTTTATTCGGTTATTTACTATTTTATATTAATTTATATTTCAATTGGAATTTTGGGAATTAATACGACTTCAATTACAACATTTTTAGGAGCGGCTGGGATCGTGTTTGGGATTGCTTTTAAAGAAACGTTGGGAAATTTTTGCGGTGGAATTATTATTCTTACTTTTAAGCCGTTTCGTGTGGGAGACACGATTGAATATAATAATTACATCGGAACTGTAAAAAAAATTGAATTGTTTTACACAAAAATTATAAATCCGCAAAATGAGCTTGTAATCATCCCAAATGGAATTATAACTAATACAGAAATCAGAAACATAAGGGAAGATGGAGAAAGACGGCTAGATTTAACCGTAGGAGTATCTTACGACAGTGATATTCAAAAGGTTAAAGAGGTCATTAATAAGATTATTAAAGAAGAGACAATGGATAAAATCGAAGAAGATAAAAGAAAAGAAAATTTGTTTAAAAAGTGGCAAAGTACAGTTCTGGAATCGAAGGAAAGAAAAAAAATAAATTTCTTTTCTACGTTATTTTCCAGAAAGAAAATGGAAGAAGCTGAAAAATCAGCGCATGAGAATTTGAAAGAGGATCTCGATGAACTCGAAGAAGTTGAAAAAGAAAAAGAGATTACAGAACATGACAAGTTGATTTTGCCATCGCATAAACCGATTATTGGTGTGGGAGAACTAGGAGAATCTGCGATAATTTTTTACGTCTATGTCTACACGAGAACTGAACACTACATAGATTTAAAGTTAAAATTGAATGAAAAAATAAAATTGGAATTTGAAAAAGAAGGGATTGAAATACCTTATCCGCATATGAATGTGATGATAAAAAATAAATAA
- a CDS encoding MBL fold metallo-hydrolase, giving the protein MKFSSLGSGSSGNSSFIEMGNKKFLIDAGFSGKRTAQRLNDIEKRIEDIEGIFVTHEHTDHILGLGVLSRRYDIPIYLHELTYSVIKDKIGKIDRKNLNFIREDKIVIGNCVINNFEVMHDAKKCLGYTFEFGEKKLSYASDVGCVNNIIRENLKNSNVIVLESNYDYEMLITGPYHWELKNRVKSRYGHLSNEDASKLVGQVLCDKLKKVYLMHISKDNNTPELAYNSLHKILKKENRKNLEIEVIGEAGTKIYKLP; this is encoded by the coding sequence ATGAAATTTTCAAGTTTAGGGAGTGGAAGCAGTGGAAATTCCAGTTTTATTGAAATGGGAAATAAAAAATTTTTAATTGATGCAGGATTTAGCGGAAAAAGAACGGCTCAAAGATTGAATGACATAGAAAAGCGAATTGAAGACATAGAGGGAATTTTTGTGACGCACGAGCATACTGACCATATTCTGGGGCTTGGAGTTCTATCCAGAAGATATGATATTCCGATATATTTACACGAATTAACTTACAGCGTAATTAAAGATAAAATTGGAAAAATAGATAGAAAAAATCTTAATTTTATAAGAGAAGATAAAATTGTGATTGGAAATTGTGTGATAAATAATTTTGAAGTTATGCATGACGCAAAAAAATGTCTGGGCTACACTTTTGAATTTGGTGAAAAAAAACTTTCTTATGCGAGTGATGTTGGATGTGTGAATAATATTATAAGAGAAAATTTGAAAAATAGCAATGTCATCGTTTTGGAAAGCAACTATGACTACGAGATGCTTATAACAGGACCTTATCACTGGGAGTTAAAAAATCGTGTGAAAAGCAGATACGGTCACCTGTCAAATGAAGATGCGTCAAAGTTAGTTGGACAAGTTTTGTGCGACAAATTAAAAAAAGTTTATTTAATGCATATAAGTAAAGACAACAATACGCCAGAACTGGCTTATAACTCGCTGCACAAGATTTTGAAAAAAGAAAACAGAAAAAATTTGGAAATTGAAGTTATTGGGGAGGCAGGTACAAAAATTTACAAATTACCTTAA
- a CDS encoding MBL fold metallo-hydrolase: MELIRFVNDNLARSNCYIVKCGKKCFVVDPGEEKMTKVIDFLEKNELEMVAVLLTHGHWDHILGINSMMEYKKVPLFVSEKGYEFLFNPEISLCIWQDVEFKIDKSLDIRTVKENDMIGLAGITEDEDECIFKIIETPGHTSGDICYYNEKEKVMITGDTIFKGTYGRVDLPTSNPIEMGKSLKKLMQYPEDTKVYPGHSFDTTIGEEKRYY, from the coding sequence ATGGAATTAATAAGATTTGTAAACGATAATTTGGCACGAAGCAACTGTTACATAGTAAAATGTGGAAAAAAATGTTTTGTGGTTGATCCAGGAGAAGAAAAAATGACAAAAGTTATTGACTTTTTGGAAAAAAATGAGCTGGAAATGGTGGCGGTACTTTTGACGCACGGACATTGGGATCATATCTTGGGAATTAATTCGATGATGGAATACAAAAAAGTTCCACTTTTTGTGAGTGAAAAAGGTTACGAATTTTTGTTTAATCCAGAAATTTCGCTTTGTATCTGGCAAGATGTGGAATTTAAAATTGACAAAAGTTTGGACATCAGAACCGTGAAGGAAAATGATATGATTGGATTAGCGGGAATTACGGAAGATGAAGATGAATGTATTTTTAAAATAATAGAAACGCCAGGGCATACATCGGGAGATATTTGCTATTATAATGAAAAGGAAAAAGTTATGATTACAGGAGATACGATTTTTAAAGGAACTTATGGAAGAGTTGACTTGCCTACAAGTAATCCAATTGAAATGGGGAAATCGCTAAAAAAACTTATGCAGTATCCAGAAGATACGAAAGTTTATCCAGGACATAGCTTTGATACAACAATTGGAGAAGAAAAAAGATATTATTAA
- a CDS encoding NlpC/P60 family protein, translating to MGRKIAFTSACMLLTASCTGLQTNLDKDSSANPVVANTSQNDEVKVIIKKGNDTKKNKKSKENNDEIKNKIAKKHSEKEEDDSDYITTNINSNGLLDEKELVDEEMPNSRLVMQKLTELKMEQRKILSEGTSSQKKVVALQNKLLRAYKQWKGTKYVLGGDSASGIDCSAFTRRVYREVFSFELPRRSVDQAQAGSHVPRSQLKAGDIVFFKPEGTGNHTAVYLGNSLFLNASTSKGVVISTLENIYWNKTFKYGVRVNETA from the coding sequence ATGGGAAGAAAGATAGCATTTACATCGGCTTGTATGCTGCTTACTGCAAGTTGTACAGGTTTACAAACTAATTTAGATAAGGACAGCAGCGCTAATCCTGTCGTTGCAAATACTAGTCAAAATGATGAAGTAAAAGTTATTATAAAAAAAGGAAATGACACTAAAAAAAATAAAAAGTCAAAAGAAAATAATGATGAAATAAAAAATAAAATTGCGAAAAAGCATTCGGAAAAAGAAGAAGATGATTCAGATTATATCACGACGAATATTAATTCAAATGGGCTATTGGATGAAAAGGAACTGGTTGATGAAGAGATGCCAAATTCCCGGCTAGTAATGCAGAAATTGACAGAATTAAAAATGGAGCAGAGAAAAATATTAAGTGAAGGAACATCAAGTCAAAAAAAAGTTGTGGCGCTGCAAAATAAATTACTGCGGGCATATAAGCAATGGAAAGGGACAAAATATGTGCTTGGTGGAGATTCTGCAAGTGGAATCGACTGCTCGGCATTCACTCGGAGAGTCTATCGGGAAGTGTTTAGCTTTGAGCTGCCAAGACGGTCAGTTGACCAAGCTCAAGCGGGAAGCCATGTCCCAAGAAGCCAATTAAAAGCGGGAGATATTGTATTTTTTAAACCAGAAGGCACAGGAAATCATACTGCCGTGTATTTGGGAAATTCATTATTCTTAAACGCTTCAACATCAAAAGGAGTTGTAATTTCTACACTTGAAAATATTTACTGGAATAAAACTTTTAAATATGGTGTAAGAGTGAATGAAACAGCTTAA
- the ychF gene encoding redox-regulated ATPase YchF → MIGIGIVGLPNVGKSTLFNAITKTQNAEAANYPFATIEPNVGLVSVPDPRLKALEKVINPERTVGATVEFVDIAGLVKGASKGEGLGNQFLSNIRNTAAICQVVRCFDDDNIIHVEGSVDPIRDIETINAELIFADLETVERAIQKNQKLARGGNAEGKELLAVLERCKAHLEEFKLLKTLEFTQREEELIKVYQFLTVKPMMFAANISEDDLTSGTENDYVKKVREFAKQYDSEVVTFSAKVEAELIEIEDEEERQMFIDELGIKEPSLNRLIRAGFKLLGLITYFTAGVKEVRAWTIKQGTNAQKSASEIHTDIEKGFIRAEVVSFDKFIELNGWNGAKEKGAMRLEGKEYIVQDGDVMFFRFNV, encoded by the coding sequence ATGATAGGAATAGGAATTGTAGGATTACCAAATGTAGGAAAATCAACATTATTTAATGCGATAACAAAGACACAAAATGCAGAAGCCGCAAATTATCCGTTTGCGACAATTGAGCCAAATGTGGGGCTTGTGAGTGTTCCAGATCCACGGCTAAAGGCTTTGGAAAAAGTGATTAATCCAGAGAGAACGGTTGGAGCGACAGTTGAATTTGTGGATATTGCGGGGCTTGTGAAAGGTGCTTCTAAAGGGGAAGGGCTTGGAAATCAGTTTTTGTCAAATATCAGAAATACGGCTGCAATTTGTCAAGTTGTGAGATGTTTTGACGATGACAACATTATTCATGTGGAAGGAAGCGTTGATCCGATTAGAGATATTGAAACAATCAATGCAGAACTTATTTTTGCTGATTTGGAAACTGTCGAAAGAGCGATTCAGAAAAATCAGAAACTGGCTCGTGGCGGAAACGCTGAAGGAAAGGAATTACTTGCAGTTCTTGAAAGATGTAAGGCACATTTGGAAGAATTCAAATTGTTAAAAACTTTAGAATTTACTCAAAGGGAAGAAGAATTAATAAAAGTTTATCAATTTTTGACAGTAAAACCAATGATGTTTGCAGCAAATATTTCTGAAGATGACTTGACAAGCGGGACTGAAAATGACTATGTAAAAAAAGTTAGGGAATTTGCAAAACAGTATGACAGCGAAGTCGTGACTTTTTCGGCAAAAGTGGAAGCAGAACTAATTGAAATTGAAGATGAAGAGGAAAGACAAATGTTCATTGATGAACTTGGAATTAAAGAGCCAAGTTTAAATAGATTAATTCGTGCTGGATTTAAATTATTGGGATTAATCACATATTTTACGGCTGGAGTTAAGGAAGTCAGAGCTTGGACGATTAAACAAGGGACAAATGCACAAAAATCAGCAAGTGAAATTCATACGGATATTGAAAAAGGATTTATTCGTGCAGAAGTTGTTTCATTTGATAAATTTATTGAATTAAATGGATGGAATGGAGCAAAAGAGAAAGGTGCGATGCGGCTTGAAGGGAAAGAGTATATTGTGCAAGATGGAGATGTTATGTTCTTTAGATTTAATGTTTAA
- a CDS encoding competence protein ComE — translation MAFNENSSKILKKLLFRSISFVFAFAVAIFIVVIMASRKADKLIKADVQVETARFQNAVNEYYKKEGIYPEIAGFENNLSLVKSPKNDGFNFSTFYGTEQIYEIPENLKLHRERSNQIVIKKDKKGGWVYDKKSGKVTPNI, via the coding sequence ATGGCGTTTAATGAAAATAGTTCAAAAATATTGAAAAAATTGTTATTCAGAAGTATTTCTTTTGTGTTTGCATTCGCTGTTGCAATTTTTATTGTCGTAATCATGGCTTCAAGAAAAGCCGATAAATTAATAAAGGCTGATGTGCAAGTGGAGACGGCAAGATTTCAGAATGCTGTGAATGAATATTATAAAAAAGAGGGAATTTATCCTGAAATTGCGGGATTTGAAAATAATTTATCTCTTGTCAAAAGTCCTAAAAATGACGGTTTTAATTTTAGTACATTCTATGGGACTGAACAAATTTATGAAATTCCTGAAAATTTGAAGCTTCACAGGGAAAGAAGCAACCAAATTGTAATAAAAAAAGATAAAAAAGGTGGCTGGGTCTACGATAAAAAAAGTGGAAAGGTTACACCAAATATTTAA
- the dtd gene encoding D-aminoacyl-tRNA deacylase — MKLIIQRVNYAKMFVNDKFKEEIRKGILAFVGIKNEDTREDITYCIDKLINLRIFNDKNEKLNLSLKDLEYEVMVVSNFTIYGNTKKGRRPSFVDSAKAEKAKELYDLFLEKLSEEKIKFGSGEFGANMKIVSESDGPVNLIIES, encoded by the coding sequence ATGAAATTAATAATTCAAAGAGTAAATTATGCTAAAATGTTTGTCAATGATAAATTTAAGGAGGAGATAAGAAAAGGGATTTTAGCTTTTGTCGGAATAAAAAATGAAGATACACGAGAAGATATAACATATTGTATAGATAAATTGATAAATTTAAGAATTTTTAATGATAAAAATGAAAAATTAAATTTGTCGTTAAAAGATCTAGAATATGAAGTAATGGTCGTCAGTAATTTTACAATCTATGGAAATACTAAAAAAGGTAGAAGACCAAGTTTCGTTGATTCGGCAAAAGCGGAAAAAGCAAAAGAACTGTACGATTTATTTTTAGAAAAATTAAGTGAAGAAAAAATAAAATTTGGTTCAGGTGAATTTGGAGCAAATATGAAAATTGTTTCAGAAAGTGATGGACCTGTAAATTTGATAATTGAAAGTTAG